One region of Salvia miltiorrhiza cultivar Shanhuang (shh) chromosome 3, IMPLAD_Smil_shh, whole genome shotgun sequence genomic DNA includes:
- the LOC131017414 gene encoding putative disease resistance protein At1g58400 — MGSSSTAPKRGNRIPQRDEEGDDEDEYMEQLMRQIYSTYHREELSTVLITGMAGIGKTILARQVYNHEHVVAQFQRRAWVCVTDLTGKEVLMKLIQQVLNSYKLERDSLIEKMERGDNQSLQEMLHQHLKGKRYFIVLDDVPKEMNWESIWKGLPYEKKGSKLLLTSRSKNTRRDPFFLHEMKNSIHCTYYMQPLNPEESWQFFSKTIFCGIDKSHEFPKHLVKMGRDMLTLCGGVRLAIKEMGMQLAEKKRLGSEWEHLLQPTPCHAILEAIMLMTIQRLDRGSDYWVNQGEVINVLKMMVDFVRDMKLEEGSRLYYFICDVVDMAHYLGENRRLSKYNAEIQRWTSEVKMSMLEGAETESSSYKSESFGEGDQNGNVVGLEEDVDLLLRRVISNGDLNTYLITGMTGIGKTALVRKVYNHADVVDRFDRRFWVCCFTNFSHKKILMKLIQLVVDCEEFERDSLLEKMERPENFCVGVGEMLRKHLDGMRYLIVLDDFPKEMCLEYILKFLPLIGGMLMLLLILVFLLFVFMSCC; from the exons AAGAAGGAGATGACGAAGATGAATATATGGAACAGCTTATGCGGCAGATTTATAGTACGTATCATCGAGAAGAACTCTCGACTGTCTTAATCACAGGCATGGCTGGTATTGGAAAGACAATTCTTGCTAGACAAGTATACAACCACGAACATGTCGTTGCTCAATTCCAACGCCGTGCTTGGGTGTGTGTTACTGACTTGACTGGGAAAGAGGTACTTATGAAACTAATACAACAGGTATTAAACAGTTATAAACTCGAAAGAGATTCCTTGATAGAGAAAATGGAGCGTGGAGATAATCAAAGTCTCCAAGAGATGCTTCACCAACACCTGAAAGGAAAGCGATATTTCATAGTTCTCGACGACGTGCCCAAAGAAATGAACTGGGAATCTATCTGGAAAGGTCTTCCATATGAAA AAAAAGGAAGTAAATTGCTGCTCACGAGTCGCAGTAAGAATACACGAAGAGACCCCTTCTTTTTGCATGAGATGAAAAACAGTATCCATTGTACTTATTATATGCAACCTCTAAATCCTGAGGAGAGCTGGCAATTTTTTTCGAAAACAATATTCTGTGGCATTGATAAATCACACGAATTCCCAAAGCATTTGGTGAAAATGGGGAGGGACATGTTGACACTGTGTGGCGGTGTGCGGTTAGCTATAAAAGAGATGGGAATGCAGTTAGCAGAAAAGAAACGATTAGGGAGTGAATGGGAGCATCTTCTTCAACCAACTCCTTGCCATGCAATTTTGGAGGCTATCATGTTAATGACAATACAAAGGCTAGACCGCGGTTCAGATTATTGGGTTAATCAGGGAGAGGTGATTAATGTCCTTAAAATGATGGTGGATTTCGTGAGAGACATGAAATTGGAAGAGGGAAGCAGGCTGTATTATTTCATATGCGACGTCGTTGACATGGCTCACTATCTTGGGGAGAATAGGCGCTTATCTAAATATAATGCAGAGATCCAAAGATGGACCAGCGAGGTCAAAATGAGCATGCTCGAAGGGGCAGAGACAGAGTCATCCTCGTACAAATCAGAAAGTTTCGGAGAAGGAgaccaaaatggaaatgtggtGGGATTAGAGGAAGACGTGGATCTGCTGCTTCGCAGAGTGATTTCTAATGGGGATCTAAACACCTATTTGATCACAGGGATGACTGGTATTGGGAAGACAGCTCTTGTAAGAAAAGTGTACAACCATGCAGACGTCGTTGATCGATTCGATAGGCGTTTTTGGGTATGTTGTTTTACTAACTTCAGTCATAAGAAAATATTGATGAAGTTAATACAGCTGGTGGTGGATTGTGAGGAATTCGAAAGGGATTCTTTATTGGAGAAAATGGAGCGTCCAGAAAACTTTTGTGTGGGAGTCGGAGAGATGCTGCGCAAACATCTCGATGGAATGCGATATTTGATAGTTCTTGATGACTTTCCTAAAGAAATGTGCTTGGAATATATCTTGAAATTTCTTCCATTAATTGGAGGTATGCTCATGCTTTTACTTATCTTGGTATTCCTATTATTTGTGTTCATGTCATGTTGCTAA
- the LOC131018275 gene encoding probable disease resistance RPP8-like protein 2 encodes MGKDMLRKCDGLPLAIIEVGKQLVERRPLKGIEWEEALKSIDLGALLPLFESSYQKMDPESKPCFLHLAFFKEYTGVRTGKLEHVSAIVRKVSENQIRSYVSILAQECFVEIKDKKSCRVNAILHMLSIKKADEEIGLEILRSNGNNRPSESPRHHRVIICSRDKFNYSTDHDKHLVSLFFHGGGYLDACPSYWKSFELLKIVDWEDFGLKNLPESVIDTMMGLRYLGLRNNYIQNLPLSLGNLKELEIIDIALNFMVEVPDIIWEMCSLRHLYMSDVISREPLKIDTLENLESLTYISFDDWKYEFSGMEKMSRLYKLGIEQIDTSSDASKLFASLQVELKNLETLILRGFRFRSMPCLDNLGILRSIRTLKLEGLLPRLPRASNFPRYLESLTLVNSCLDEDPMPLLAARSPVLRHLKLRNAYTGQEMVISKYMTHLEVLCMEELWNVRDLQVGEGRPPNLKNLEIKNCPYLETLPEEIGEMRKLEELKMVTTKTIATQIRNSHLISEIRQRSLDFQLHLNSDN; translated from the coding sequence ATGGGGAAAGACATGTTGAGAAAATGCGACGGTCTGCCATTAGCTATAATCGAGGTGGGCAAACAGTTAGTAGAAAGGAGACCATTGAAAGGGATTGAATGGGAAGAAGCTCTTAAATCCATCGATTTGGGCGCATTACTGCCGTTATTTGAGTCCAGTTATCAAAAAATGGATCCAGAATCTAAGCCATGCTTCTTGCATCTGGCCTTCTTTAAGGAATATACAGGTGTTAGGACAGGAAAGTTGGAACATGTTTCGGCTATAGTAAGAAAGGTCTCAGAAAACCAAATTAGATCATATGTGAGTATCTTAGCTCAGGAATGCTTTGTCGAGATCAAGGACAAGAAGAGTTGTCGCGTTAATGCTATACTACACATGCTATCCATCAAGAAAGCAGACGAGGAAATAGGTCTTGAGATCCTAAGGAGCAATGGAAATAATCGACCCTCTGAGAGTCCTCGTCATCATCGTGTTATCATTTGTAGCAGAGACAAGTTCAACTACTCCACGGATCATGATAAACATCttgtttctctcttcttccatggaGGTGGCTACTTGGACGCCTGTCCGTCTTACTGGAAGAGCTTTGAACTACTTAAGATAGTTGATTGGGAAGATTTTGGGCTGAAGAATTTGCCAGAAAGTGTTATTGACACAATGATGGGATTAAGATACTTGGGATTGAGAAACAATTACATACAAAACCTCCCACTCTCGTTGGGGAACTTGAAAGAGCTTGAGATTATTGATATAGCTCTCAACTTTATGGTGGAGGTGCCCGATATTATATGGGAAATGTGTAGCCTTCGTCACCTCTACATGTCTGATGTGATTAGCCGAGAGCCTTTGAAGATTGACACGCTGGAGAATCTGGAGAGCTTAACCTACATCTCTTTTGATGATTGGAAGTATGAGTTCTCAGGCATGGAAAAAATGAGCCGTCTCTACAAACTAGGCATTGAACAAATTGATACAAGCTCGGATGCAAGCAAGCTTTTTGCTTCGTTGCAGGTTGAGCTGAAGAATCTTGAAACCCTAATCTTAAGAGGTTTTCGTTTCAGAAGCATGCCTTGTTTGGACAACCTTGGTATTCTACGAAGTATTCGTACACTCAAACTAGAAGGGCTCCTTCCTAGGTTACCAAGAGCCTCTAATTTCCCTCGATATCTTGAATCATTGACGTTGGTTAATAGCTGTCTTGATGAAGACCCCATGCCACTACTAGCCGCGAGGTCACCCGTCCTTAGGCACCTTAAATTGCGGAATGCATACACTGGTCAAGAAATGGTGATCTCAAAATACATGACTCACCTCGAGGTCTTGTGCATGGAAGAGCTGTGGAATGTGAGAGATTTACAAGTTGGAGAAGGTAGACCGCCAAATCTAAAGAATTTAGAGATCAAGAATTGTCCATATCTGGAGACCCTGCCCGAAGAGATTGGGGAGATGAGAAAGTTGGAGGAGTTAAAGATGGTGACAACCAAAACCATTGCAACACAGATCAGAAACTCACACTTAATCTCCGAAATAAGGCAGCGTTCTTTAGATTTTCAGTTGCATTTGAATAGTGATAACTAA